Proteins from a genomic interval of Syngnathus acus chromosome 4, fSynAcu1.2, whole genome shotgun sequence:
- the henmt1 gene encoding small RNA 2'-O-methyltransferase isoform X1, translating into MNPWFKPSLHRQRHEFVIDFVRRNKPQKVVDLGCAECSLLQKLRFHRQIELLVGVDLNGHKLRKKMHGLAPLATDYLQPTWNQLCVQLYQGCLTQKDARFKGFDLATAIELIEHLPLDDLKRFCEVLFGYMAPQTVIISTPNSDFNQLFPLTSAFRHSDHKFEWSREEFQSWSQNVCSKFGYKAKFGGVGQAPPGQEQTIGFCTQIAVFDRLAAATADTLSDSGEDAFPYLQVYNVTYPSLRDHNILRKTLVSELLYWAEKMKNEWLEKMTTGDQEEANPVEEKGKQEGGGAVEEIFWTSDQEPRCLTLHRHVAVPLLLLWNRCPNLREMSASVANLSQVVIDDPQIKMNGLRSAVIICSQERDLGDEGPNDLLDSGYAESSYVREEHWVVG; encoded by the exons ATGAATCCGTGGTTCAAACCGTCGCTTCACAGGCAGAGACATGAGTTTGTCATTGACTTTGTCAGGAGGAATAAGCCCCAAAAG GTGGTGGACTTGGGTTGCGCTGAGTGCAGCCTTCTTCAAAAGCTCCGCTTTCATCGTCAAATTGAATTGTTGGTCGGAGTTGACCTCAATGGCCACAAGCTGAGAAAAAAGAT GCATGGACTGGCTCCTCTAGCAACTGACTATCTGCAGCCAACTTGGAATCAACTGTGCGTGCAGCTATACCAGGGCTGTCTCACGCAAAAAGATGCTCGCTTCAAAGGATTTGATTTAGCGACCGCCATTGAGCT TATTGAGCACCTCCcacttgatgatttgaagCGCTTCTGTGAGGTGCTCTTTGGATACATGGCTCCGCAAACAGTGATCATCAGCACACCAAATTCGGACTTCAACCAGCTTTTTCCTTTAACGTCAGCTTTCAGGCACAGTGACCACAAGTTTGAATGGAGCAGAGAGGAGTTCCAATCCTG GTCCCAGAATGTATGCTCCAAGTTTGGCTACAAAGCCAAGTTCGGTGGTGTCGGACAAGCTCCCCCGGGCCAAGAGCAGACGATTGGCTTCTGCACCCAGATTGCTGTCTTTGACAGGCTCGCCGCCGCCACGGCGGACACGTTAAGTGACAGTGGAGAAGATGCATTCCCATATTTGCAG GTTTATAATGTCACTTATCCCAGTCTGCGCGACCACAACATTCTGCGCAAGACTCTGGTTAGTGAGTTGCTCTACTGGGcggaaaagatgaaaaatgaatggctGGAAAAGATGACGACGG GAGATCAGGAGGAGGCAAATCCAGTGGAGGAGAAAGGGAAgcaagaaggaggaggagccgTTGAAGAGATCTTCTGGACAAGTGACCAAGAACCGCGGTGTCTCACATTACacag GCACGTGGCTGTTCCCCTACTTTTACTGTGGAATCGCTGCCCCAACTTACGTGAAATGAGTGCAAGTGTGGCGAATCTCAGTCAAGTGGTCATAGATGATCCCCAAATCAAGATGAATGGCCTGCGCTCTGCCGTCATTATCTGCAGTCAGGAACGAG ACCTCGGAGATGAAGGCCCTAATGACCTGCTCGACAGCGGCTATGCAGAGAGCAGCTACGTGCGAGAGGAACACTGGGTggtgggttag
- the LOC119122258 gene encoding calcium-binding mitochondrial carrier protein SCaMC-1-like, which translates to MYQIVAKMFLTECQCSAESPKIYEELFAKLDANKDGKVDVSELKAGLAAMGIRTRKGAAQKIISSGDQDQDEGLDFNEFSKYLKEHEKKLQLTFKSLDRNNDGKIDCMEIKQALADIGLDVGKDEAEKILQSIDVDGTMTVDWNEWRKHFLLTTATNLEEVVRYWKHTTVLDIGDSLTIPDEFTEEEKTTGLWWKQLSAGAMAGAVSRTGTAPLDRMKVFMQVHASKSNNINLVDGFKQMLKEGGLGSLWRGNGINVLKIAPETAIKFMAYEKYKKMLSSEPGKIKTHERFIAGSLAGATAQTAIYPMEVMKTRLTLRKTGQYSGMADCAKQIFKREGVKAFYKGYLPNILGIIPYAGIDLAVYESLKNSWLSRYGKDTANPGVLVLLGCGTLSSTCGQLASYPLALVRTRMQAQASVEGARQLQMKEMVKTILEKEGFFGLYRGILPNFMKVLPAVSISYVVYEYMRSGLGIQK; encoded by the exons ATGTATCAAATagttgcaaaaatgtttttaacgGAGTGTCAATGCTCGGCGGAGAGCCCCAAAATATACGAGGAGCTGTTTGCCAAACTCGACGCAAACAAGGATGGGAAAGTGGATGTGTCGGAACTGAAGGCAGGCCTGGCTGCAATGGGCATCCGTACCAGGAAAGGAGCGGCTCAG aaaatcatttcCTCCGGAGACCAGGACCAAGACGAAGGACTCGACTTCAATGAATTCTCCAAGTACCTGAAGGAACATGAGAAGAAGTTACAACTGACCTTCAAGAGCTTAGACAGAAACAATGATG GTAAAATTGACTGCATGGAGATCAAGCAGGCCCTCGCAGATATCGGGCTGGATGTCGGCAAGGACGAAGCGGAGAAGATTCTTCAGAG TATTGACGTCGATGGCACGATGACTGTGGACTGGAATGAATGGAGGAAACATTTCCTGCTGACCACAGCCACCAACCTTGAGGAGGTTGTCCGATATTGGAAACACACTACG GTGCTGGACATAGGCGACAGCCTGACCATCCCAGATGAATTTacagaagaggagaagacgACAGGTTTGTGGTGGAAGCAGCTGTCTGCGGGGGCCATGGCGGGGGCGGTGTCCCGTAcgggtaccgcccccctggacAGAATGAAGGTCTTCATGCAG GTCCATGCGTCAAAGAGCAACAACATCAACCTGGTGGATGGTTTCAAGCAAATGTTGAAGGAAGGAGGCTTGGGGTCTTTATGGCGAGGAAATGGTATTAACGTCCTCAAGATCGCCCCAGAAACCGCCATTAAATTCATGGCCTACGAAAAG TACAAGAAGATGCTGTCCAGCGAACCAGGCAAGATCAAGACGCACGAGAGATTCATTGCGGGATCGCTTGCTGGAGCAACGGCCCAAACGGCCATCTACCCTATGGAG GTGATGAAGACCAGGCTAACCCTGAGGAAGACGGGCCAATACTCGGGAATGGCGGACTGCGCCAAACAAATCTTCAAAAGAGAAGGCGTGAAGGCATTCTACAAGGGCTATCTTCCTAATATTCTGGGCATCATTCCCTATGCTGGGATCGATCTGGCTGTTTATGAG AGCTTGAAGAACTCGTGGTTGTCCCGCTACGGCAAAGACACAGCCAACCCGGGtgtgctggtgctgctgggCTGCGGCACCCTCTCCAGTACTTGTGGCCAGCTGGCCAGTTACCCCTTGGCTCTGGTCCGTACCAGGATGCAGGCTCAAG cttctgtggagggtgcgcGGCAATTGCAGATGAAAGAGATGGTGAAGACGATTTTGGAGAAAGAAGGATTCTTTGGACTTTACCGCGGCATCTTGCCCAACTTCATGAAGGTGCTGCCAGCTGTCAGTATCAGCTACGTGGTGTACGAATATATGCGCTCGGGCCTCGGTATACAGAAGTAG
- the LOC119122250 gene encoding fibronectin type III domain-containing protein 7-like, with the protein MGALKGLVAFILVCIYTQVSAETAFTASVFAETSRSVTLRWDSYPGASSYLISVSLDGSQDVIAFVQFGGNTVMGTVNSLSPNNIYVFTLQPLDVNQDPLNITTVWSLTAPEVMDPIQTVKPKDSQTLMVEFNSVTGATHYIVRVQNSAGFFREDTISSSPAEIISLTPYTEYTLSIMAGNDGGRSQPSPSVTGMTVLPPLQPITSSPSNDSILISWDPMDGAVQYTVILYEDFSNTTVKQNTSGTNLTVSGLDAGALFTIMGYGWDAEQRKGEAGLYVNQTTRPPTPDSVQVSVATIGEQAALSVSWEIKRELHGSVEYRVMSSQNLTCSASSSPCVLSPVTCGEVHVIQVTASNDAGAGYPSSHVEFITFPCPPKSLSLVESVEGNCTLSWAPEPYAENYTAYVKTADGGEETCNTTSHNCTYRCQCGYMFHMYVFAYNHAGSSPRGPSVNHTTLPCCPEDVSVSPVSTDTLEITWTASRGADLYETRAADLWRVVLCNDTAPVCALSDLSCDSTYSVLVTPCNDLSGCNPKCKTHTKDTAPCAPTDIRLVPKNSSCVSVSWTASNRAANYSVSAVGEDGVHTCTASGSSCDIAGLPCGSVYEVSAIATGAVGQSLPSYWERLETEPCCPASPTVHQVTQAMTNVSWSDAKGASTFVTTLTSPRGHASCHTQDYHCLMGCITCGTNYTVTMEAVSPSGRSVNCTYQGFSSSACCPSGVRVYKMSGNTLRLHWRTTGSEHRYVAQLTGSNNSYNCTTSAGESSCDIADVQCGDAYHVVVAPLTPEGSKVSFCTQRVYSVTCTESDIGTVIYRGKRSLDQ; encoded by the exons ATGGGTGCACTGAAAGGTTTGGTTGCTTTCATCTTGGTGTGTATATACACACAG GTTTCAGCTGAAACGG cgTTCACAGCATCAGTGTTCGCAGAGACATCCAGGAGCGTAACTCTCCGATGGGACAGCTATCCCGGAGCCAGCTCCTACCTGATCAGCGTGTCCCTAGATGGCTCGCAAGATGTCATTGCTTTTGTCCAATTTGGTGGAAACACAGTGATGGGCACCGTCAACTCTCTGTCCCCCAACAACATCTATGTCTTCACTCTTCAACCTTTGGATGTTAACCAAGACCCGCTGAACATTACAACTGTTTGGTCATTAACAG CTCCCGAGGTGATGGATCCCATCCAGACAGTCAAGCCAAAGGATAGCCAAACGTTAATGGTTGAATTCAACTCGGTTACAGGAGCCACTCATTACATTGTACGTGTCCAGAATTCAGCGGGGTTTTTTAGGGAGGACACAATTTCTTCCTCCCCAGCTGAGATCATTTCCCTCACGCCCTACACCGAGTATACGTTGAGCATCATGGCGGGGAACGACGGAGGTCGCAGCCAGCCGTCTCCCTCTGTGACCGGAATGACAG TTTTGCCCCCTCTTCAGCCCATCACTTCTTCTCCCAGCAACGACAGCATTTTGATATCCTGGGACCCGATGGACGGTGCCGTCCAGTACACCGTCATCCTGTACGAGGATTTCTCCAACACCACCGTCAAGCAGAACACGAGCGGCACCAATCTGACAGTGTCGGGACTTGACGCCGGCGCCCTCTTCACCATCATGGGCTACGGCTGGGATGCGGAACAACGAAAGGGAGAGGCCGGTTTGTACGTCAACCAGACGACAC GACCTCCGACGCCGGATTCCGTCCAAGTCTCCGTGGCGACCATCGGCGAGCAAGCTGCGCTGTCCGTGTCCTGGGAAATCAAGCGGGAGCTTCATGGCAGCGTTGAGTACCGTGTGATGAGCAGCCAGAACCTCACTTGTAGCGCCTCATCCAGCCCTTGCGTCCTCTCGCCGGTCACGTGCGGAGAGGTGCACGTTATCCAGGTGACGGCATCCAACGACGCAGGAGCCGGCTACCCTTCGAGTCACGTGGAGTTCATTACCT TCCCCTGCCCACCCAAATCTTTATCTTTGGTGGAGTCCGTGGAAGGAAACTGCACGCTGTCCTGGGCTCCGGAGCCCTACGCGGAGAACTACACGGCCTACGTGAAAACGGCCGACGGCGGCGAGGAGACTTGCAACACTACCAGCCACAACTGCACCTACCGCTGCCAATGTGGCTACATGTTCCACATGTACGTGTTTGCCTACAACCACGCCggctccagtcctcggggccctAGCGTCAACCACACCACCC TGCCCTGTTGTCCAGAGGACGTGTCCGTCTCCCCGGTGAGTACGGACACTCTGGAGATCACGTGGACGGCGTCTCGGGGAGCAGATCTGTACGAGACCCGGGCGGCGGATCTTTGGCGAGTCGTCCTGTGCAACGACACGGCGCCGGTGTGCGCCCTCTCCGACCTGAGCTGTGACAGTACCTACAGTGTGCTGGTGACACCCTGCAATGACTTGAGCGGCTGTAATCCCAAATGCAAAACTCACACCAAAGACACAG CCCCCTGCGCGCCCACCGATATCCGTCTGGTTCCGAAGAACTCGTCCTGCGTCAGCGTCAGTTGGACCGCATCCAATCGTGCTGCCAATTACAGTGTGAGCGCTGTGGGAGAAGATGGCGTGCACACCTGCACCGCTAGCGGAAGCAGCTGTGACATCGCAGGTCTGCCCTGCGGATCCGTCTACGAGGTCAGCGCCATAGCCACCGGCGCCGTCGGACAGAGTTTACCCAGCTACTGGGAAAGGCTGGAAACAG AACCCTGTTGTCCGGCCAGTCCCACTGTGCACCAGGTGACTCAGGCCATGACCAACGTGTCGTGGTCTGACGCTAAAGGCGCTTCCACGTTTGTGACGACGTTGACATCGCCGCGCGGTCACGCAAGCTGCCACACCCAGGACTACCACTGTCTCATGGGCTGCATCACTTGTGGCACAAACTACACAGTCACCATGGAGGCTGTCAGCCCCAGCGGACGCAGTGTCAACTGCACCTATCAGGGCTTCTCCTCCA gtGCATGCTGTCCATCAGGCGTAAGGGTGTACAAGATGTCTGGCAACACTTTGCGGCTGCACTGGCGCACCACTGGCAGCGAGCACCGTTACGTAGCCCAACTCACGGGTAGCAACAACTCCTACAACTGCACCACCTCTGCGGGAGAGAGCAGCTGCGATATTGCAGACGTCCAATGTGGAGACGCTTATCACGTGGTGGTTGCCCCATTGACGCCAGAAGGAAGCAAAGTCTCATTTTGCACTCAGAGGGTTTATTCAG TCACTTGCACCGAAAGTGATATTGGCACAG TGATTTACAGAGGCAAGAGAAGTCTGGATCAGTAA
- the henmt1 gene encoding small RNA 2'-O-methyltransferase isoform X2, with protein sequence MSHVFGYVYDFVSDVRLTTVLPSFLPSFLPSFLPSFPPSLDVYSIEHLPLDDLKRFCEVLFGYMAPQTVIISTPNSDFNQLFPLTSAFRHSDHKFEWSREEFQSWSQNVCSKFGYKAKFGGVGQAPPGQEQTIGFCTQIAVFDRLAAATADTLSDSGEDAFPYLQVYNVTYPSLRDHNILRKTLVSELLYWAEKMKNEWLEKMTTGDQEEANPVEEKGKQEGGGAVEEIFWTSDQEPRCLTLHRHVAVPLLLLWNRCPNLREMSASVANLSQVVIDDPQIKMNGLRSAVIICSQERDLGDEGPNDLLDSGYAESSYVREEHWVVG encoded by the exons atgtcACATGTGTTTGGCTACGTTTACGATTTTGTCAGTGATGTGCGCTTAACGActgtccttccttccttccttccttccttccttccttccttc cttccttccttccctccctccttggATGTGTACAGTATTGAGCACCTCCcacttgatgatttgaagCGCTTCTGTGAGGTGCTCTTTGGATACATGGCTCCGCAAACAGTGATCATCAGCACACCAAATTCGGACTTCAACCAGCTTTTTCCTTTAACGTCAGCTTTCAGGCACAGTGACCACAAGTTTGAATGGAGCAGAGAGGAGTTCCAATCCTG GTCCCAGAATGTATGCTCCAAGTTTGGCTACAAAGCCAAGTTCGGTGGTGTCGGACAAGCTCCCCCGGGCCAAGAGCAGACGATTGGCTTCTGCACCCAGATTGCTGTCTTTGACAGGCTCGCCGCCGCCACGGCGGACACGTTAAGTGACAGTGGAGAAGATGCATTCCCATATTTGCAG GTTTATAATGTCACTTATCCCAGTCTGCGCGACCACAACATTCTGCGCAAGACTCTGGTTAGTGAGTTGCTCTACTGGGcggaaaagatgaaaaatgaatggctGGAAAAGATGACGACGG GAGATCAGGAGGAGGCAAATCCAGTGGAGGAGAAAGGGAAgcaagaaggaggaggagccgTTGAAGAGATCTTCTGGACAAGTGACCAAGAACCGCGGTGTCTCACATTACacag GCACGTGGCTGTTCCCCTACTTTTACTGTGGAATCGCTGCCCCAACTTACGTGAAATGAGTGCAAGTGTGGCGAATCTCAGTCAAGTGGTCATAGATGATCCCCAAATCAAGATGAATGGCCTGCGCTCTGCCGTCATTATCTGCAGTCAGGAACGAG ACCTCGGAGATGAAGGCCCTAATGACCTGCTCGACAGCGGCTATGCAGAGAGCAGCTACGTGCGAGAGGAACACTGGGTggtgggttag
- the fam102bb gene encoding protein FAM102B isoform X2, with amino-acid sequence MDLMMMKKKKFKFKVDFELDELSSVPFVNGVLFCKVRLLDGGFSEESSREAVQANSVRWRKRFSFPCKMNASAGTGVLDPCVCRVSVRKELKGGKAYAKLGFADLNLSEFAGSGSTTRRCLLEGYDTKNTRQDNSILKVIISTQLMSGDPCFKTPPSTATVFGIQGDGDSLLEERRGGDSQKNSCAYTESRDVKCSVDDLGGSGHSRTSSYASQQSKLSGYSTGHSRSSSMSDYGHRRNHSVGSASTGIGSIPEPSEDRESRTCPALPEHPPSDSSVTSPVRSASSCERLNRHPIKQDSMESQLKRMDDTRVDADDVVEKILQSQDFTPDHLDSSTEEEGLRLFVGPGGSTALGSHHLPTRVGAGAYEQVVIKR; translated from the exons atggatttaatgatgatgaaaaagaagaaattcaAATTTAAGGTGGATTTTGAGCTGGACGAGCTTTCGTCGGTTCCATTTGTCAATGGAGTCCTTTTCTGTAAAGTCAGACTCCTGGACGGCGGATTCTCCGAGGAGTCTTCGAG GGAAGCGGTCCAAGCCAATAGTGTACGGTGGCGGAAGAGGTTCTCTTTTCCCTGTAAAATGAATGCCAGTGCTGGGACCGGTGTACTGGACCCCTGCGTGTGCCGCGTATCAGTCAGAAAG GAGCTGAAGGGAGGGAAAGCGTATGCAAAG CTGGGTTTTGCAGATCTGAATTTATCCGAGTTTGCCGGCTCGGGAAGCACCACCCGCAGATGTCTGCTGGAGGGTTACGATACGAAAAATACTCGGCAAGATAACTCCATTCTTAAG GTTATCATCAGTACCCAGCTTATGTCAGGAGATCCCTGTTTCAAAAC cCCACCTTCCACAGCCACCGTATTTGGCATCCAAGGTGACGGAGACagcctgctggaggagagAAGGGGAGGCGACTCGCAAAAGAACTCTTGCG CATATACAGAGAGTCGAGACGTCAAGTGTTCTGTTGACGATCTCGGCGGCTCTGGCCACTCGCGAACTTCCAGCTACGCCAGCCAACAGTCCAAACTCTCAG GCTACAGTACAGGCCATTCCCGCTCATCCAGCATGTCTGACTACGGTCACCGTCGGAACCATTCGGTGGGAAGCGCCTCGACGGGCATCGGCAGCATCCCAGAACCGAGTGAGGACAGAGAGTCCAGAACGTGTCCCGCTCTGCCTGAACATCCGCCGTCCGACTCCAGCGTGACTTCTCCGGTCCGAAGCGCCTCGTCCTGCGAGCGGCTGAACAG GCATCCGATCAAGCAAGACTCCATGGAGTCTCAGCTAAAGAGAATGGACGATACTCGAGTGGATGCTGACGACgtggtggaaaaaatcctccaAAGCCAAGACTTCACACCTGACCATCTCGACTCTAGTACGGAAG AGGAGGGCTTACGGCTCTTTGTCGGGCCTGGAGGAAGTACAGCTCTCGGAAGCCATCACCTTCCTACCAG GGTTGGTGCAGGCGCATACGAGCAAGTGGTGATAAAGCGTTAA
- the fam102bb gene encoding protein FAM102B isoform X1: protein MDLMMMKKKKFKFKVDFELDELSSVPFVNGVLFCKVRLLDGGFSEESSREAVQANSVRWRKRFSFPCKMNASAGTGVLDPCVCRVSVRKELKGGKAYAKLGFADLNLSEFAGSGSTTRRCLLEGYDTKNTRQDNSILKVIISTQLMSGDPCFKTPPSTATVFGIQGDGDSLLEERRGGDSQKNSCAYTESRDVKCSVDDLGGSGHSRTSSYASQQSKLSGYSTGHSRSSSMSDYGHRRNHSVGSASTGIGSIPEPSEDRESRTCPALPEHPPSDSSVTSPVRSASSCERLNRHPIKQDSMESQLKRMDDTRVDADDVVEKILQSQDFTPDHLDSSTEEEGLRLFVGPGGSTALGSHHLPTRLAIFAHSRIISAFSYPQNTFLNNSKMRSALSSHDVYKRDLTEAKPGRIVTSWIAWPEVS from the exons atggatttaatgatgatgaaaaagaagaaattcaAATTTAAGGTGGATTTTGAGCTGGACGAGCTTTCGTCGGTTCCATTTGTCAATGGAGTCCTTTTCTGTAAAGTCAGACTCCTGGACGGCGGATTCTCCGAGGAGTCTTCGAG GGAAGCGGTCCAAGCCAATAGTGTACGGTGGCGGAAGAGGTTCTCTTTTCCCTGTAAAATGAATGCCAGTGCTGGGACCGGTGTACTGGACCCCTGCGTGTGCCGCGTATCAGTCAGAAAG GAGCTGAAGGGAGGGAAAGCGTATGCAAAG CTGGGTTTTGCAGATCTGAATTTATCCGAGTTTGCCGGCTCGGGAAGCACCACCCGCAGATGTCTGCTGGAGGGTTACGATACGAAAAATACTCGGCAAGATAACTCCATTCTTAAG GTTATCATCAGTACCCAGCTTATGTCAGGAGATCCCTGTTTCAAAAC cCCACCTTCCACAGCCACCGTATTTGGCATCCAAGGTGACGGAGACagcctgctggaggagagAAGGGGAGGCGACTCGCAAAAGAACTCTTGCG CATATACAGAGAGTCGAGACGTCAAGTGTTCTGTTGACGATCTCGGCGGCTCTGGCCACTCGCGAACTTCCAGCTACGCCAGCCAACAGTCCAAACTCTCAG GCTACAGTACAGGCCATTCCCGCTCATCCAGCATGTCTGACTACGGTCACCGTCGGAACCATTCGGTGGGAAGCGCCTCGACGGGCATCGGCAGCATCCCAGAACCGAGTGAGGACAGAGAGTCCAGAACGTGTCCCGCTCTGCCTGAACATCCGCCGTCCGACTCCAGCGTGACTTCTCCGGTCCGAAGCGCCTCGTCCTGCGAGCGGCTGAACAG GCATCCGATCAAGCAAGACTCCATGGAGTCTCAGCTAAAGAGAATGGACGATACTCGAGTGGATGCTGACGACgtggtggaaaaaatcctccaAAGCCAAGACTTCACACCTGACCATCTCGACTCTAGTACGGAAG AGGAGGGCTTACGGCTCTTTGTCGGGCCTGGAGGAAGTACAGCTCTCGGAAGCCATCACCTTCCTACCAGGTTAGCCATTTTTGCTCATTCGAGAATCATCTCCGCATTCTCCTATCCCCAAAACACCTTCTTAAACAATTCAAAAATGCGTTCTGCGTTGTCAAGCCATGATGTTTACAAAAGGGATTTAACAGAAGCTAAGCCTGGAAGAATTGTGACAAGTTGGATTGCTTGGCCTGAGGTGTCGTAA